One stretch of Saccharopolyspora erythraea DNA includes these proteins:
- a CDS encoding CitMHS family transporter, which yields MLDIDLSPRGNSSATHGAPPPTPLAVPHEPLYEKASETMLAALGFTTVGLFLLLTMTRRVSVLVALVLLPVLAALAGGFGAELGPVVLEGLSTVAPTGIMIAFAVLYFSLMVDAGLFDPLIRVILRIAGNDPRWVAVGTAVLTMCVALDGDGASTFLITVSALLPVYKRLGMRPLVLTGVVCLGAGVMNMVPWGGPTMRAIAALKLDSSEIFTPVLPAMGLGIAWVLVASYLIGRRERHRLGALGVPVPRDEAERDTSAQVSGDGPGTMRAPASRRTWLTAFNLTLTAVLLVSLVLELMPLPVLFVLGFAIALLVNHPTWEQQQAVLDRHAKSVVLVTTMIFAAGVFTGVLSETGMISEMARALVSVVPASLGGHLPVLVAVTGMPLSLVFTPDAYYYGILPVLAETAGAYGLAPAEVARAAVLGQMTTGFPLSPLTASTFILVGMSGVQLGRHQRFIFGWAFATTLVMTAGALLTGAFTL from the coding sequence ATGCTGGACATCGATCTGTCGCCGCGCGGAAACTCTTCGGCAACGCACGGCGCCCCACCGCCCACACCGCTCGCCGTCCCGCACGAGCCGCTCTACGAGAAAGCGAGCGAGACCATGCTGGCAGCCCTCGGCTTCACCACGGTCGGCCTCTTCCTGCTGCTCACCATGACCAGGCGAGTCTCGGTCCTGGTGGCGCTGGTCCTGCTCCCGGTCCTGGCCGCGCTGGCGGGCGGGTTCGGAGCAGAGCTGGGGCCCGTGGTCCTGGAAGGGCTGTCCACGGTCGCCCCGACCGGCATCATGATCGCCTTCGCGGTGCTCTACTTCAGCCTGATGGTCGACGCCGGCCTTTTCGACCCCCTGATCCGCGTCATCCTGCGCATCGCCGGGAACGACCCGCGGTGGGTCGCCGTCGGCACCGCCGTCCTCACGATGTGCGTAGCCCTCGACGGCGACGGCGCCTCGACGTTCCTCATCACCGTTTCCGCGCTGCTGCCCGTCTACAAGCGACTGGGCATGCGCCCGCTGGTGCTGACCGGCGTCGTCTGCCTGGGCGCGGGCGTGATGAACATGGTCCCCTGGGGTGGCCCGACCATGCGCGCGATCGCGGCGCTGAAGCTCGACAGCTCCGAGATCTTCACGCCGGTCCTGCCCGCGATGGGCCTGGGCATCGCCTGGGTGCTGGTGGCTTCCTACCTGATCGGTCGCCGCGAACGGCACCGCCTCGGCGCGCTCGGAGTTCCTGTTCCGCGGGACGAGGCGGAACGAGACACGTCCGCCCAGGTCAGCGGCGACGGTCCCGGGACGATGCGGGCGCCCGCATCGCGGCGGACCTGGCTGACCGCGTTCAACCTGACCCTGACCGCCGTCCTGCTCGTCAGCCTGGTCCTGGAGCTGATGCCGCTGCCGGTGCTGTTCGTGCTCGGGTTCGCGATCGCGCTGCTGGTCAACCACCCCACCTGGGAACAGCAGCAGGCAGTGCTGGACCGGCACGCCAAGAGCGTCGTCCTGGTCACCACCATGATCTTCGCCGCGGGCGTGTTCACCGGAGTCCTCTCCGAGACCGGGATGATCAGCGAGATGGCCAGGGCACTGGTGTCGGTCGTGCCCGCCTCCCTCGGCGGTCACCTGCCGGTGCTGGTCGCCGTCACCGGCATGCCCCTGAGCCTGGTGTTCACCCCGGACGCCTATTATTACGGCATCCTCCCCGTACTCGCCGAGACCGCAGGCGCGTACGGACTCGCGCCTGCCGAAGTCGCCCGAGCCGCCGTTCTCGGCCAGATGACCACCGGGTTCCCGCTGAGCCCGCTGACCGCGTCCACCTTCATCCTGGTCGGGATGAGCGGGGTGCAGCTCGGCCGTCACCAGCGCTTCATCTTCGGATGGGCCTTCGCCACCACCCTCGTCATGACCGCAGGCGCACTCCTGACCGGCGCGTTCACCCTCTGA